One Pieris rapae chromosome 7, ilPieRapa1.1, whole genome shotgun sequence genomic window carries:
- the LOC110996936 gene encoding uncharacterized protein LOC110996936 isoform X1 — protein sequence MDIDVSKENIQPLRGGRNALQLGAALQAQSDVDAQKLLQQQKDEHEAAIRQYQGPDPLDPWFNYIQWVEQAYPKHGHEGHMDKLIKDCLQLFEREEAYFQDRRLVKLWIKYIDSLSNPMEIYQRLYNMGLGVECSEFYRAWACYCEESGDFKKANQVYMLGLHAKAQPLDELEQAHMNFQLFYAQRMLHDDSPTKRKAASALAETRLALTSLKSFKRRNIAAAPIQRVGDNIKSIVPGTLRQQGHDGRHQTQNVMVNVYEDAPSTSREAVPVSEDPGLASLLQANNVENEKEVGMWTNPKTKMVHSNIVPHQPLPFTPYEDSNDELRLPANYLPYCVDDLVFNVPLCVPDPPDPTKIPCYNKVEVYVGDKEYSLEEIRSRKFDLEKKFRPVQEAEERQNENTNESFMQCSALETLANCALDSEHDHMSQLMPLQIPSLQNVKVNSIHSPGEPKVLVNLDSKELSNHESKKEEKYDKDNQMDEAEYNATNYSKNNLMEEFNRSLMGNLLGDSVTVNTKEARWELRNIFNDNNVLEPSMVQPVVQQFEVPKFDIHEDRSITMALNTKKNYDTNDSPDLPNDKENDKKFAPPTPSVPQANKTAYYEEPSCTQVFNFNVNDASTPNMSQFKKPISCIDSSKFSMTKFNIDESAMDQDHKREDLKPDQHLTVDNQGVGLSVIMEATREYNSKSGSSSSGQSTRGNFTGYTTNYDSMYNNDPMQQNSKRVSLASQARLPNGQFRSAPQKPQEKQTAVPYHTQDQQYQKQVQNQYNGYNSQTSMQQYPQNYSYQHQQAYNSQVINQPQIQGYGSPVYHSPQHPGMQSPHDVNAAQSVPPGFQSPTYSNQGYRSPGHAMMSPQNPYPGRQEFYPNQPERQSYATQQAIYQSPTQQPQYQNPQYYQRPSQLPQSQAYSQNYMHAQYSTANMYSNTNQTNSPNYSTVQSPYRQPPKHTENQSFSMPQSNQSFQIYQSPQQSQHNYRNTSAHNHSQGSYDVQMRHENLANADESGKNKSQPPNKCPPTARNVKQEQPSAKIEQKSPDAGFSNQFLHFITNRNEPKDNANTPKFTNSPSISQKMHKNLYVSSPEQAQIPPSSGLSDSDSKDGMTAQSATPIQSAKISHTVDKSKDVSKRQLDFEHRVDIHSEDSRDSVNKDGRYVGSRQSDYGMDVDSENSMDCIPYKSNHSISMVSTSDISRPADIEFPKVIDPFNKKILSSLLEYVKFPNKTHAEGYNEVRSIPKLQLATLVTVGGSKFSIEKQLGKGNYGAVFLCLDINSNKSVAVKYQKPSRPWEFYICQEIKARIKNPFMLPGYMDISTAFLGDNASLFVSEYSKYGSLLDVANKVRVATSKCINELIVILFTAEMLSIVHYLHKAQIIHADIKPDNFLLMKIPTQEWRTPSLQLIDFGCAIDMSLFPEDTTFREVIATEGFTCTEMREGKPWTYQTDLYCLAGTIHVILMGSYMKVANRLGQWNIDKKLPRYMKVSLWDKIFTTLLNVPDCNNLPDLMDLKENILNEIDNVSFHLRTFANVLKSR from the exons ATGGACATCGATGTAAGTAAAGAGAATATTCAACCTTTGAGGGGTGGAAGGAACGCCTTACAATTAGGTGCTGCACTACAAGCTCAATCAGATGTTGACGCTCAGAAGCTGCTGCAGCAACAAAAAGA tgaACATGAAGCAGCAATTAGGCAATATCAAGGCCCAGATCCTTTAGATCCGTGGTTCAACTATATCCAATGGGTTGAACAAGCTTATCCCAAACATGGCCATGAAGGTCACATGgataagttaattaaagattgcTTACAGTTATTTGAGAGAGAAGAAGCATATTTCCAAGACCGAAGACTAGTTAAGTTGTggataaaatat ATTGACTCATTGTCAAATCCAATGGAAATATATCAGAGACTTTACAACATGGGCCTTGGTGTTGAATGTTCTGAGTTTTATAGAGCATGGGCTTGCTATTGTGAAGAGTCTGgagattttaaaaaagcaaatcaagTGTATATGCTAGGACTGCATGCCAAAGCTCAGCCTTTAGACGAACTTGAGCAGGCTCATAT gAATTTCCAGTTATTTTATGCCCAAAGAATGTTGCATGATGATTCACCAACTAAAAGGAAGGCAGCCTCTGCACTTGCAGAGACAAGGCTGGCTCTCACATCTTTAAAGTCCTTTAAAAGGCGTAATATAGCAGCAGCACCAATACAGCGAGTGGGTGACAATATTAAGAGCATAGTACCAGGAACTTTAAGGCAACAAGGTCATGATGGAAGGCATCAAACACAAAATGTCATGGTTAATGTTTATGAG gATGCGCCATCGACATCACGTGAAGCGGTGCCTGTCAGTGAAGATCCAGGACTCGCCTCTCTGCTTCAAGCAAATAACGTGGAAAATGAAAAAGAAGTTGGAATGTGGACGAACCCTAAGACTAAAATGGTACACTCTAATATTGTACCGCATCAGCCTTTGCCGTTTACAC CCTATGAAGACTCAAATGACGAGTTGCGGTTGCCTGCTAATTATCTGCCTTATTGCGTGGACGACTTAGTATTCAACGTGCCTCTATGCGTACCTGATCCCCCAGACCCGACTAAAATACCATGTTATAACAAAGTTGAG GTGTATGTAGGTGATAAGGAATATAGTTTAGAAGAAATTCGATCGAGAAAATTCGATTTAGAGAAAAAATTCCGACCTGTTCAAGAAGCTGAAGAAAGACAAAACGAAAATACAAATGAGTCGTTTATGCAATGTAGTGCCTTGGAGACATTAGCGAATTGCGCTTTGGACAGTGAACATGATCATATGTCTCAGCTTATGCCCCTACAGATACCCTCTCTCCAGAATGTTAAAGTCAACTCCATACATTCACCGGGAGAGCCCAAAGTACTAGTCAACCTCGATTCAAAGGAACTAAGTAATCATGAAAGTAAAAAGGAGGAAAAATACGATAAAGATAATCAAATGGATGAGGCGGAATACAATGCTACGAATTACTCCAAAAACAATTTGATGGAGGAGTTCAATAGGAGTCTAATGGGTAATTTATTGGGAGATTCGGTGACAGTGAACACGAAAGAAGCGAGATGGGAGTTGAGGAACATCTTCAATGATAATAATG ttttagaaCCATCAATGGTTCAGCCAGTGGTACAACAATTTGAAGTTCCAAAATTCGACATTCACGAAGACAGATCCATAACTATGGCGTTGAATACTAAAAAGAATTACGATACAAATGATTCTCCCGATTTGCCAAATGACAaggaaaatgataaaaaatttgcACCTCCTACACCCAGTGTGCCtcag gCTAACAAAACCGCATACTATGAAGAACCTTCCTGCACCCAAGTGTTCAATTTCAATGTGAATGACGCGAGTACACCAAACATGTCTCAGTTCAAAAAACCTATCAGTTGCATAGATTCAAGCAAATTTTCCATGACAAAGTTTAATATTGACGAAAGTGCTATGGACCAAGATCACAAAAGGGAAGATTTGAAACCGGATCAGCATTTGACAGTTGATAACCAAGGGGTTGGTTTATCAGTGATTATGGAAGCTACGCGGGAATACAACAG CAAATCTGGATCAAGCTCATCCGGGCAATCTACAAGAGGAAACTTTACCGGTTACACAACAAACTATGACTCAATGTATAATAATGACCCTATGCAGCAGAACAGCAAACGAGTATCTTTAGCTTCTCAAGCCAGATTGCCCAACGGACAATTCAGAAGTGCTCCCCAAAAACCCCAGGAAAAACAAACTGCAGTGCCTTATCATACACAAGATCAACAGTATCAAAAACAAGTACAAAATCAATACAATGGATATAATTCACAAACATCAATGCAACAATACCCACAAAACTACAGCTATCAACACCAACAAGCTTATAATAGCCAAGTTATCAATCAGCCACAGATCCAAGGCTATGGAAGTCCCGTATATCACAGTCCTCAGCATCCTGGTATGCAAAGTCCTCACGATGTCAATGCTGCACAGTCTGTTCCTCCCGGATTTCAAAGCCCCACATATTCCAACCAGGGCTATAGAAGCCCGGGTCACGCTATGATGAGTCCCCAAAACCCTTATCCTGGCCGCCAGGAGTTTTATCCAAATCAACCCGAAAGACAGAGTTATGCAACTCAACAAGCCATCTATCAAAGCCCAACTCAGCAGCCTCAGTATCAAAACCCTCAGTATTATCAAAGACCTAGTCAACTTCCTCAGAGCCAAGCGTATAGCCAAAACTACATGCACGCTCAATATAGTACGGCTAATATGTACTCTAATACCAATCAAACGAATAGTCCCAATTATAGTACAGTCCAAAGTCCATATCGACAGCCTCCTAAACATACGGAAAATCAAAGTTTCAGCATGCCTCAATCAAATCAATCTTTTCAAATATACCAAAGCCCTCAGCAATCACAACATAACTATAGAAATACCTCCGCACATAACCATTCTCAGGGTTCTTATGATGTGCAAATGAGACATGAAAATTTGGCAAATGCCGACGAAAGTGGCAAAAATAAAAGTCAACCTCCAAATAAGTGTCCACCAACAGCAAGAAACGTCAAGCAAGAACAACCAAGCGCTAAGATCGAACAAAAGTCTCCGGACGCTGGGTTCTCTAATCAGTTTCTCCACTTCATTACAAATAGAAATGAACCCAAAGATAATGCTAATACTCCTAAATTTACTAATAGTCCAAGTATCTCGCAAAAGATGCATAAAAACCTCTATGTGTCGAGTCCAGAACAGGCTCAAATACCACCTTCTTCTGGTCTATCCGACTCCGATAGTAAAGACGGGATGACTGCGCAGTCGGCTACTCCTATACAATCTGCGAAAATTTCACATACGGTTGACAAAAGTAAAGATGTCTCCAAACGTCAGTTGGACTTCGAACATCGTGTAGACATTCACTCGGAAGACAGCAGAGATTCTGTTAACAAAGATGGCCGATACGTTGGGTCACGACAATCTGATTATGGTATGGATGTTGATAGCGAAAATAGTATGGACTGCATTCCATATAAATCTAATCATTCCATATCTATGGTCTCTACTTCTGACATATCTCGACCAGCTGATATTGAATTTCCTAAAGTAATTGATccatttaataagaaaatcctGTCTTCTTTGCTTGAATATGTCAAGTTCCCAAACAAAACCCATGCCGAAGGTTATAATGAAGTAAGATCTATACCTAAACTTCAGTTAGCGACTTTAGTTACTGTTGGTGGAAGCAAGTTTTCCATTGAAAAACAGTTGGGAAAAGGCAATTACGGCGCAGTATTCCTATGCCTAGACATCAACAGTAACAAATCGGTTGCCGTGAAATATCAGAAACCAAGCCGGCCCTGGGAATTCTATATTTGCCAAGAAATAAAGGctagaataaaaaatccattcatg CTTCCAGGTTACATGGATATTAGCACAGCATTTCTTGGAGATAATGCAAGTTTGTTTGTATCtgaatattctaaatatgGATCCCTACTAGATGTGGCCAATAAAGTTCGCGTAGCTACCTCGAAATGTATTAATGAGcttatagttatattatttacggcTGAAATGCTATCTATAGTACATTATCTTCACAAGGCGCAGATTATACATGCTGATATTAAGCCAGACAACTTTTTGTTAATGAAAAT aCCAACTCAAGAATGGCGAACTCCATCACTGCAGTTAATAGATTTTGGATGTGCAATAGATATGTCTCTTTTCCCAGAGGACACAACATTTAGAGAG GTTATCGCAACCGAAGGCTTCACTTGTACTGAAATGAGAGAAGGAAAGCCATGGACATATCAAACAGATTTGTACTGTCTAGCTGGCACTATACATGTTATATTAATGGGTAGCTACATGAAGGTGGCCAATCGTCTTGGGCAGTggaatattgataaaaaattaccaag gtACATGAAAGTAAGTTTATGGGATAAGATATTTACAACGCTACTAAATGTGCCTGATTGTAATAACCTACCAGATCTAATGGATCTTAAAGAGAATATCTTGAATGAAATAGACAATGTGAGCTTTCATCTCCGCACCTTTGCTAATGTGCTTAAGTCAAGGTAA
- the LOC110996936 gene encoding uncharacterized protein LOC110996936 isoform X2 produces MDIDVSKENIQPLRGGRNALQLGAALQAQSDVDAQKLLQQQKDEHEAAIRQYQGPDPLDPWFNYIQWVEQAYPKHGHEGHMDKLIKDCLQLFEREEAYFQDRRLVKLWIKYIDSLSNPMEIYQRLYNMGLGVECSEFYRAWACYCEESGDFKKANQVYMLGLHAKAQPLDELEQAHMNFQLFYAQRMLHDDSPTKRKAASALAETRLALTSLKSFKRRNIAAAPIQRVGDNIKSIVPGTLRQQGHDGRHQTQNVMVNVYEDAPSTSREAVPVSEDPGLASLLQANNVENEKEVGMWTNPKTKMVHSNIVPHQPLPFTPYEDSNDELRLPANYLPYCVDDLVFNVPLCVPDPPDPTKIPCYNKVEVYVGDKEYSLEEIRSRKFDLEKKFRPVQEAEERQNENTNESFMQCSALETLANCALDSEHDHMSQLMPLQIPSLQNVKVNSIHSPGEPKVLVNLDSKELSNHESKKEEKYDKDNQMDEAEYNATNYSKNNLMEEFNRSLMGNLLGDSVTVNTKEARWELRNIFNDNNEPSMVQPVVQQFEVPKFDIHEDRSITMALNTKKNYDTNDSPDLPNDKENDKKFAPPTPSVPQANKTAYYEEPSCTQVFNFNVNDASTPNMSQFKKPISCIDSSKFSMTKFNIDESAMDQDHKREDLKPDQHLTVDNQGVGLSVIMEATREYNSKSGSSSSGQSTRGNFTGYTTNYDSMYNNDPMQQNSKRVSLASQARLPNGQFRSAPQKPQEKQTAVPYHTQDQQYQKQVQNQYNGYNSQTSMQQYPQNYSYQHQQAYNSQVINQPQIQGYGSPVYHSPQHPGMQSPHDVNAAQSVPPGFQSPTYSNQGYRSPGHAMMSPQNPYPGRQEFYPNQPERQSYATQQAIYQSPTQQPQYQNPQYYQRPSQLPQSQAYSQNYMHAQYSTANMYSNTNQTNSPNYSTVQSPYRQPPKHTENQSFSMPQSNQSFQIYQSPQQSQHNYRNTSAHNHSQGSYDVQMRHENLANADESGKNKSQPPNKCPPTARNVKQEQPSAKIEQKSPDAGFSNQFLHFITNRNEPKDNANTPKFTNSPSISQKMHKNLYVSSPEQAQIPPSSGLSDSDSKDGMTAQSATPIQSAKISHTVDKSKDVSKRQLDFEHRVDIHSEDSRDSVNKDGRYVGSRQSDYGMDVDSENSMDCIPYKSNHSISMVSTSDISRPADIEFPKVIDPFNKKILSSLLEYVKFPNKTHAEGYNEVRSIPKLQLATLVTVGGSKFSIEKQLGKGNYGAVFLCLDINSNKSVAVKYQKPSRPWEFYICQEIKARIKNPFMLPGYMDISTAFLGDNASLFVSEYSKYGSLLDVANKVRVATSKCINELIVILFTAEMLSIVHYLHKAQIIHADIKPDNFLLMKIPTQEWRTPSLQLIDFGCAIDMSLFPEDTTFREVIATEGFTCTEMREGKPWTYQTDLYCLAGTIHVILMGSYMKVANRLGQWNIDKKLPRYMKVSLWDKIFTTLLNVPDCNNLPDLMDLKENILNEIDNVSFHLRTFANVLKSR; encoded by the exons ATGGACATCGATGTAAGTAAAGAGAATATTCAACCTTTGAGGGGTGGAAGGAACGCCTTACAATTAGGTGCTGCACTACAAGCTCAATCAGATGTTGACGCTCAGAAGCTGCTGCAGCAACAAAAAGA tgaACATGAAGCAGCAATTAGGCAATATCAAGGCCCAGATCCTTTAGATCCGTGGTTCAACTATATCCAATGGGTTGAACAAGCTTATCCCAAACATGGCCATGAAGGTCACATGgataagttaattaaagattgcTTACAGTTATTTGAGAGAGAAGAAGCATATTTCCAAGACCGAAGACTAGTTAAGTTGTggataaaatat ATTGACTCATTGTCAAATCCAATGGAAATATATCAGAGACTTTACAACATGGGCCTTGGTGTTGAATGTTCTGAGTTTTATAGAGCATGGGCTTGCTATTGTGAAGAGTCTGgagattttaaaaaagcaaatcaagTGTATATGCTAGGACTGCATGCCAAAGCTCAGCCTTTAGACGAACTTGAGCAGGCTCATAT gAATTTCCAGTTATTTTATGCCCAAAGAATGTTGCATGATGATTCACCAACTAAAAGGAAGGCAGCCTCTGCACTTGCAGAGACAAGGCTGGCTCTCACATCTTTAAAGTCCTTTAAAAGGCGTAATATAGCAGCAGCACCAATACAGCGAGTGGGTGACAATATTAAGAGCATAGTACCAGGAACTTTAAGGCAACAAGGTCATGATGGAAGGCATCAAACACAAAATGTCATGGTTAATGTTTATGAG gATGCGCCATCGACATCACGTGAAGCGGTGCCTGTCAGTGAAGATCCAGGACTCGCCTCTCTGCTTCAAGCAAATAACGTGGAAAATGAAAAAGAAGTTGGAATGTGGACGAACCCTAAGACTAAAATGGTACACTCTAATATTGTACCGCATCAGCCTTTGCCGTTTACAC CCTATGAAGACTCAAATGACGAGTTGCGGTTGCCTGCTAATTATCTGCCTTATTGCGTGGACGACTTAGTATTCAACGTGCCTCTATGCGTACCTGATCCCCCAGACCCGACTAAAATACCATGTTATAACAAAGTTGAG GTGTATGTAGGTGATAAGGAATATAGTTTAGAAGAAATTCGATCGAGAAAATTCGATTTAGAGAAAAAATTCCGACCTGTTCAAGAAGCTGAAGAAAGACAAAACGAAAATACAAATGAGTCGTTTATGCAATGTAGTGCCTTGGAGACATTAGCGAATTGCGCTTTGGACAGTGAACATGATCATATGTCTCAGCTTATGCCCCTACAGATACCCTCTCTCCAGAATGTTAAAGTCAACTCCATACATTCACCGGGAGAGCCCAAAGTACTAGTCAACCTCGATTCAAAGGAACTAAGTAATCATGAAAGTAAAAAGGAGGAAAAATACGATAAAGATAATCAAATGGATGAGGCGGAATACAATGCTACGAATTACTCCAAAAACAATTTGATGGAGGAGTTCAATAGGAGTCTAATGGGTAATTTATTGGGAGATTCGGTGACAGTGAACACGAAAGAAGCGAGATGGGAGTTGAGGAACATCTTCAATGATAATAATG aaCCATCAATGGTTCAGCCAGTGGTACAACAATTTGAAGTTCCAAAATTCGACATTCACGAAGACAGATCCATAACTATGGCGTTGAATACTAAAAAGAATTACGATACAAATGATTCTCCCGATTTGCCAAATGACAaggaaaatgataaaaaatttgcACCTCCTACACCCAGTGTGCCtcag gCTAACAAAACCGCATACTATGAAGAACCTTCCTGCACCCAAGTGTTCAATTTCAATGTGAATGACGCGAGTACACCAAACATGTCTCAGTTCAAAAAACCTATCAGTTGCATAGATTCAAGCAAATTTTCCATGACAAAGTTTAATATTGACGAAAGTGCTATGGACCAAGATCACAAAAGGGAAGATTTGAAACCGGATCAGCATTTGACAGTTGATAACCAAGGGGTTGGTTTATCAGTGATTATGGAAGCTACGCGGGAATACAACAG CAAATCTGGATCAAGCTCATCCGGGCAATCTACAAGAGGAAACTTTACCGGTTACACAACAAACTATGACTCAATGTATAATAATGACCCTATGCAGCAGAACAGCAAACGAGTATCTTTAGCTTCTCAAGCCAGATTGCCCAACGGACAATTCAGAAGTGCTCCCCAAAAACCCCAGGAAAAACAAACTGCAGTGCCTTATCATACACAAGATCAACAGTATCAAAAACAAGTACAAAATCAATACAATGGATATAATTCACAAACATCAATGCAACAATACCCACAAAACTACAGCTATCAACACCAACAAGCTTATAATAGCCAAGTTATCAATCAGCCACAGATCCAAGGCTATGGAAGTCCCGTATATCACAGTCCTCAGCATCCTGGTATGCAAAGTCCTCACGATGTCAATGCTGCACAGTCTGTTCCTCCCGGATTTCAAAGCCCCACATATTCCAACCAGGGCTATAGAAGCCCGGGTCACGCTATGATGAGTCCCCAAAACCCTTATCCTGGCCGCCAGGAGTTTTATCCAAATCAACCCGAAAGACAGAGTTATGCAACTCAACAAGCCATCTATCAAAGCCCAACTCAGCAGCCTCAGTATCAAAACCCTCAGTATTATCAAAGACCTAGTCAACTTCCTCAGAGCCAAGCGTATAGCCAAAACTACATGCACGCTCAATATAGTACGGCTAATATGTACTCTAATACCAATCAAACGAATAGTCCCAATTATAGTACAGTCCAAAGTCCATATCGACAGCCTCCTAAACATACGGAAAATCAAAGTTTCAGCATGCCTCAATCAAATCAATCTTTTCAAATATACCAAAGCCCTCAGCAATCACAACATAACTATAGAAATACCTCCGCACATAACCATTCTCAGGGTTCTTATGATGTGCAAATGAGACATGAAAATTTGGCAAATGCCGACGAAAGTGGCAAAAATAAAAGTCAACCTCCAAATAAGTGTCCACCAACAGCAAGAAACGTCAAGCAAGAACAACCAAGCGCTAAGATCGAACAAAAGTCTCCGGACGCTGGGTTCTCTAATCAGTTTCTCCACTTCATTACAAATAGAAATGAACCCAAAGATAATGCTAATACTCCTAAATTTACTAATAGTCCAAGTATCTCGCAAAAGATGCATAAAAACCTCTATGTGTCGAGTCCAGAACAGGCTCAAATACCACCTTCTTCTGGTCTATCCGACTCCGATAGTAAAGACGGGATGACTGCGCAGTCGGCTACTCCTATACAATCTGCGAAAATTTCACATACGGTTGACAAAAGTAAAGATGTCTCCAAACGTCAGTTGGACTTCGAACATCGTGTAGACATTCACTCGGAAGACAGCAGAGATTCTGTTAACAAAGATGGCCGATACGTTGGGTCACGACAATCTGATTATGGTATGGATGTTGATAGCGAAAATAGTATGGACTGCATTCCATATAAATCTAATCATTCCATATCTATGGTCTCTACTTCTGACATATCTCGACCAGCTGATATTGAATTTCCTAAAGTAATTGATccatttaataagaaaatcctGTCTTCTTTGCTTGAATATGTCAAGTTCCCAAACAAAACCCATGCCGAAGGTTATAATGAAGTAAGATCTATACCTAAACTTCAGTTAGCGACTTTAGTTACTGTTGGTGGAAGCAAGTTTTCCATTGAAAAACAGTTGGGAAAAGGCAATTACGGCGCAGTATTCCTATGCCTAGACATCAACAGTAACAAATCGGTTGCCGTGAAATATCAGAAACCAAGCCGGCCCTGGGAATTCTATATTTGCCAAGAAATAAAGGctagaataaaaaatccattcatg CTTCCAGGTTACATGGATATTAGCACAGCATTTCTTGGAGATAATGCAAGTTTGTTTGTATCtgaatattctaaatatgGATCCCTACTAGATGTGGCCAATAAAGTTCGCGTAGCTACCTCGAAATGTATTAATGAGcttatagttatattatttacggcTGAAATGCTATCTATAGTACATTATCTTCACAAGGCGCAGATTATACATGCTGATATTAAGCCAGACAACTTTTTGTTAATGAAAAT aCCAACTCAAGAATGGCGAACTCCATCACTGCAGTTAATAGATTTTGGATGTGCAATAGATATGTCTCTTTTCCCAGAGGACACAACATTTAGAGAG GTTATCGCAACCGAAGGCTTCACTTGTACTGAAATGAGAGAAGGAAAGCCATGGACATATCAAACAGATTTGTACTGTCTAGCTGGCACTATACATGTTATATTAATGGGTAGCTACATGAAGGTGGCCAATCGTCTTGGGCAGTggaatattgataaaaaattaccaag gtACATGAAAGTAAGTTTATGGGATAAGATATTTACAACGCTACTAAATGTGCCTGATTGTAATAACCTACCAGATCTAATGGATCTTAAAGAGAATATCTTGAATGAAATAGACAATGTGAGCTTTCATCTCCGCACCTTTGCTAATGTGCTTAAGTCAAGGTAA
- the LOC110996937 gene encoding tRNA (guanine-N(7)-)-methyltransferase non-catalytic subunit wuho: MDCLLVADNIIVAAKGSFIDCLINHNHKIISIEDSPDSNNSVCDLAISNNNEYLATLTSDKNLTIYKLPSFDRVNLFVLPRSASKIRFGAENSHIFVADKTGDVLFYDILKNDSGVKLLGHLSFLLNVLQSQDGNYLISADRDEKIRVSCYPNTYNIQTYCLGHKEYVNHIEFLPHNNKYLLSASGDGTVKCWDYVTGHCTCTINTKKYLSDSRLEEEFKKIMDEDGIEVESLPIIHFTTSKLNENTSLVAISIYSCNDLLIYTIQTGVQFHYKLTRTLQLKDSFNCIHLFNTALYVFNSSNNILIKYDITNSDNNIAINESQTIEMFNNTKIDVKIDLEQNIKILFKRKFDNVQEYQERKKNRLIKKT, encoded by the coding sequence ATGGATTGTTTATTAGTAGCAGATAATATCATAGTTGCTGCAAAAGGTAGTTTTAttgattgtttaattaatcataatcacaaaataatatctattgaAGATTCCCCTGACTCCAATAATTCAGTATGTGATTTAGCTATTtccaataataatgaatacttAGCGACATTGACTTCGGATAAGAATCTTACGATCTATAAACTTCCTTCCTTTGATCGTGTTAATCTATTTGTATTGCCAAGAAGCGCAAGTAAAATCAGATTTGGAGCCGAAAACTCTCATATTTTTGTAGCAGACAAAACTGgagatgttttattttatgatatattaaaaaatgacagTGGTGTTAAGCTTCTGGGACATTTAAGTTTTCTCTTGAATGTTTTACAAAGTCAAGATGGAAATTATCTCATATCAGCTGATAGAGATGAAAAAATAAGGGTTTCATGCTATCCTaacacatataatatacaaacatacTGTCTAGGACATAAGGAATATGTAAATCACATTGAATTTCTGCCCCacaacaataaatatctattaagtGCATCTGGTGATGGAACTGTTAAGTGTTGGGACTATGTTACTGGACATTGCACTTGTacaattaacacaaaaaaatatttaagtgatTCAAGACTTGAGGaagaattcaaaaaaattatggaTGAAGATGGTATTGAAGTAGAAAGCCTTCCTATAATCCATTTTACAACCTCAAAACTTAATGAAAATACTAGTTTAGTAgctatttcaatttattcatgtaatgATTTgcttatatatactatacagaCTGGTGTCCAATTCCATTATAAACTTACAagaacattacaattaaaagatTCCTTTAATTGTATACATCTTTTTAATACAGCACTGTATGTGTTTAACAGtagcaataatatattaattaaatatgatatcACTAATTCTGATAATAATATTGCTATTAATGAATCACAAACAATAGAAATGTTTAACAATACTAAAATAGATGTAAAAATTGACTTAGAACAAAACAttaagattttgtttaagCGGAAGTTTGACAATGTCCAAGAGTATCAAGAGCGAAAAAAgaatagattaattaaaaaaacatga
- the LOC110996956 gene encoding signal recognition particle 19 kDa protein yields the protein MASMVTSWSPDKKHTDVERWICIYPAYINSKKTLAEGRRLPKSICVENPTYQEMRDVLLPSGLHIGVENKLYPRERSKEILYRGRLRVEIKNDDGTPIKPEFSTREDVMKYLVDTIPKLKTRQNRPAEQQPQPALQAINKSKGKKGRR from the exons ATGGCATCTATGGTTACGTCTTGGAGTCCCGATAAAAAACATACTGACGTGGAAAG ATGGATATGTATATATCCTGCCTATATAAACAGTAAGAAAACTCTAGCCGAAGGACGCCGTTTACCGAAGTCAATTTGTGTTGAAAATCCCACTTACCAAGAGATGAGAGATGTGCTTTTACCTTCAGGATTACACATTGGTGTGGAAAATAAGTTATACCCACGCGAACGTAGTAAA GAAATATTATACAGAGGAAGACTAAGagtggaaattaaaaatgatgatGGTACACCTATCAAGCCAGAATTTTCAACTAGGGAAGATGTGATGAAATATCTAGTGGACACAATTCCTAAACTTAAAACTAGACAAAAcag acCAGCTGAACAGCAACCCCAGCCTGCACTgcaagcaataaataaaagcaaagGAAAGAAAGGCCGTCGATGA